A single genomic interval of Acipenser ruthenus chromosome 28, fAciRut3.2 maternal haplotype, whole genome shotgun sequence harbors:
- the maptb gene encoding microtubule-associated protein 2 isoform X4 — MAQQHQDFTMNAAAPESQSLQFNSGEPMAAAPAETVPEEVPGQVGYALLQNAVPPRVEVKENGVPVATHLGSGEGQMKVESQEPGAEEGSEESGPEVCEAKSAPFSEGSFQDATTPLMEEGVTVEENPAESPEGATVVPEAGMAAPKATPVADQEELPAGTQSLTESETIKGQDYVEDEIGIQSANQAVPEQFVKTEALVSSFGNEVQLLMGSAAVGHEKFETELKETLKSVKRDQLPADVNLAVEEAHHAVQKPSVPDSNDQSLSPTGEEDNGFSLKLTPTEYKNEAGSHFSDQKSPEILTNIPAHSDLIKNKGLSFDYTESSHQVEDAHKDSAAEASAREDGPTKMPSEHESADSCHEDSIESEASPNAELDAKKELSCLVAASNFEQEGEVKNVEPCTFTNTNEETEPKSEKNEERKQEKDLCALETGYMESTDEALIAAVKAAQKTDSEAKSDLSLDASVEEKSIEALEQGENKESHLITVAKECLDQHAGEDIQKDASASPKANTKFQKIQKREASPARKTGVPVLQRKASAKVEADKEQAVAADKKGKTPTPSSAKARATFTPKRPSSVTTTPLKKTSSPALSTPASSSVTAKATSAGSKEVKVRGAEARSGLKSPASRPPGGARAPASGSRIPAKTPTAVAPRGPSAASPDSPRTPERSGYSSPSMPKSPSSRSHLPPGGATKEVKKVAVVRTPPKSPASIKNRTPVPLAPMPDLKNVKSKIGSIDNIKHQPGGGKVQILNKKMDLSNVQSKCGSKDNIKHLPAGGNVQIVHKKVDVSNVSSKCGSKDNIRHKPGGGNVEIKKEKLDFKVQSKIGSLDNIGHVPGGGQKRIETHKLSFRETAKARTDHGAEIVYKSPTASPDGSSRRLSNVSSTGSINMIDSPQLATLADEVSASLAKQGL; from the exons TTGAGTCCCAGGAGCCAGGCGCTGAGGAAGGATCTGAAGAGTCAGGGCCTGAGGTCTGCGAAGCTAAGAGCGCCCCCTTTAGTGAGGGAAGCTTCCAGG ATGCTACGACTCCATTAATGGAGGAAGGTGTAACTGTGGAAGAGAATCCTGCAGAGTCGCCAGAAGGAGCTACAG TAGTTCCTGAAGCAGGGATGGCGGCTCCTAAGGCAACCCCCGTGGCAGATCAAG AGGAACTTCCAGCAGGAACCCAAAGTCTAACGGAGAGCGAGACGATTAAAGGTCAGGATTATGTTGAGGACGAGATTGGGATTCAGTCTGCTAACCAAGCTGTTCCGGAGCAGTTCGTAAAGACTGAGGCTCTAGTATCTTCATTTGGGAACGAGGTGCAGTTGCTGATGGGTTCTGCAGCTGTAGGCCATGAAAAGTTTGAGACCGAGTTGAAAGAAACTCTGAAATCTGTGAAACGTGATCAGTTACCAGCGGATGTCAACCTCGCCGTGGAGGAGGCCCACCATGCAGTTCAGAAGCCTAGTGTACCTGATAGTAATGATCAGTCACTGTCACCAACTGGAGAAGAAGATAACGGGTTTTCCCTTAAGTTGACCCCAACTGAGTACAAAAACGAAGCTGGTTCACACTTCTCAGATCAGAAATCGCCCGAAATCTTAACGAATATTCCTGCCCATTCCGATTTAATCAAAAACAAAGGGCTTTCTTTTGATTACACAGAATCCTCCCATCAGGTTGAAGATGCCCATAAAGATTCAGCAGCTGAAGCAAGTGCACGAGAAGATGGGCCTACAAAGATGCCGTCGGAGCACGAAAGTGCTGACTCTTGCCATGAAGATTCGATAGAATCAGAGGCATCTCCAAATGCAGAACTGGATGCCAAGAAGGAACTCTCTTGTCTGGTCGCAGCGTCAAACTTTGAACAGGAGGGAGAAGTTAAGAATGTCGAGCCCTGCACTTTTACAAACACCAATGAGGAAACTGAACCCAAGTCAGAAAAAAATGaggaaagaaaacaagaaaaggaCTTGTGTGCCTTAGAAACAGGGTATATGGAGAGCACAGATGAAGCCCTTATTGCTGCCGTCAAAGCAGCTCAAAAAACAGACAGTGAAGCAAAATCTGATCTAAGTTTAGATGCATCTGTTGAAGAGAAAAGCATAGAGGCTTTAGAACAGGGTGAAAATAAGGAATCCCATCTAATAACGGTAGCTAAAGAGTGCTTAGATCAACATGCAGGAGAAGATATCCAAAAAGACGCATCCGCATCACCCAAGGCTAATACCAAATTTCAGAAAATACAGAAGAGAGAGGCTTCTCCAGCAAGAAAAACAGGCGTTCCAGTCTTACAGAGAAAAG CTAGTGCTAAGGTGGAAGCTGACAAAGAACAAGCCGTGGCTGCTGATAAAAAGGGAAAG acgCCCACACCATCTTCTGCTAAAGCTAGAGCCACCTTCACCCCAAAACGACCCTCCTCAGTCACAACAACCCCTTTGAAAAAAACCTCCAGCCCGGCTTTGTCCACACCTGCTTCCTCCTCAGTCACTGCCAAAGCCACCAGTGCAGGATCCAAAGAGGTGAAGGTAAGG GGAGCGGAGGCGAGGAGCGGTCTGAAGAGCCCAGCCTCCAGGCCACCAGGTGGTGCTAGAGCGCCGGCAAGTGGAAGCAGAATCCCTGCCAAAACACCCACTGCTGTAGCTCCAAGAGGACCCTCTGCTGCTTCTCCTG ATTCCCCAAGGACGCCCGAGCGCAGTGGCTACAGCAGCCCAAGCATGCCCAAGTCTCCTTCCAGCCGCTCCCACCTGCCACCAGGAGGGGCCACCAAAGAGGTGAAGAAGGTAGCCGTGGTGCGCACGCCGCCTAAATCCCCGGCCTCCATCAAAAACAGGACCCCCGTGCCCTTGGCCCCGATGCCGGATCTGAAAAACGTGAAATCCAAAATCGGATCAATTGATAACATTAAACACCAGCCGGGAGGTGGGAAG GTGCAAATATTAAATAAGAAGATGGACTTAAGTAATGTTCAGTCTAAGTGTGGCTCCAAAGACAATATCAAGCATCTTCCTGCAGGTGGCAAT gttcaaATAGTCCACAAAAAGGTTGATGTGTCTAATGTGTCGTCCAAATGTGGCTCCAAGGACAACATCCGTCACAAACCAG GGGGTGGCAATGTGGAGATCAAAAAAGAGAAGCTGGATTTCAAGGTCCAATCAAAGATCGGATCTCTCGATAACATCGGGCATGTTCCGGGAGGAGGACAGAAAAGG ATTGAAACTCACAAGCTGTCCTTCCGCGAAACAGCCAAAGCCCGCACTGACCACGGAGCTGAGATCGTCTACAAATCCCCCACTGCCTCTCCAGACGGCTCCTCTCGTCGCCTTAGCAACGTTTCCTCCACTGGCAGCATCAACATGATAGATTCTCCGCAGCTCGCCACGCTTGCTGACGAGGTCTCAGCATCCCTGGCTAAGCAGGGTTTGTGA
- the maptb gene encoding microtubule-associated protein 2 isoform X9 encodes MAQQHQDFTMNAAAPESQSLQFNSGEPMAAAPAETVPEEVPGQVGYALLQNAVPPRVEVKENGVPVATHLGSGEGQMKVESQEPGAEEGSEESGPEVCEAKSAPFSEGSFQDATTPLMEEGVTVEENPAESPEGATVVPEAGMAAPKATPVADQEELPAGTQSLTESETIKGQDYVEDEIGIQSANQAVPEQFVKTEALVSSFGNEVQLLMGSAAVGHEKFETELKETLKSVKRDQLPADVNLAVEEAHHAVQKPSVPDSNDQSLSPTGEEDNGFSLKLTPTEYKNEAGSHFSDQKSPEILTNIPAHSDLIKNKGLSFDYTESSHQVEDAHKDSAAEASAREDGPTKMPSEHESADSCHEDSIESEASPNAELDAKKELSCLVAASNFEQEGEVKNVEPCTFTNTNEETEPKSEKNEERKQEKDLCALETGYMESTDEALIAAVKAAQKTDSEAKSDLSLDASVEEKSIEALEQGENKESHLITVAKECLDQHAGEDIQKDASASPKANTKFQKIQKREASPARKTGVPVLQRKASAKVEADKEQAVAADKKGKTPTPSSAKARATFTPKRPSSVTTTPLKKTSSPALSTPASSSVTAKATSAGSKEVKVRGAEARSGLKSPASRPPGGARAPASGSRIPAKTPTAVAPRGPSAASPDSPRTPERSGYSSPSMPKSPSSRSHLPPGGATKEVKKVAVVRTPPKSPASIKNRTPVPLAPMPDLKNVKSKIGSIDNIKHQPGGGKVQIVHKKVDVSNVSSKCGSKDNIRHKPGGGNVEIKKEKLDFKVQSKIGSLDNIGHVPGGGQKRIETHKLSFRETAKARTDHGAEIVYKSPTASPDGSSRRLSNVSSTGSINMIDSPQLATLADEVSASLAKQGL; translated from the exons TTGAGTCCCAGGAGCCAGGCGCTGAGGAAGGATCTGAAGAGTCAGGGCCTGAGGTCTGCGAAGCTAAGAGCGCCCCCTTTAGTGAGGGAAGCTTCCAGG ATGCTACGACTCCATTAATGGAGGAAGGTGTAACTGTGGAAGAGAATCCTGCAGAGTCGCCAGAAGGAGCTACAG TAGTTCCTGAAGCAGGGATGGCGGCTCCTAAGGCAACCCCCGTGGCAGATCAAG AGGAACTTCCAGCAGGAACCCAAAGTCTAACGGAGAGCGAGACGATTAAAGGTCAGGATTATGTTGAGGACGAGATTGGGATTCAGTCTGCTAACCAAGCTGTTCCGGAGCAGTTCGTAAAGACTGAGGCTCTAGTATCTTCATTTGGGAACGAGGTGCAGTTGCTGATGGGTTCTGCAGCTGTAGGCCATGAAAAGTTTGAGACCGAGTTGAAAGAAACTCTGAAATCTGTGAAACGTGATCAGTTACCAGCGGATGTCAACCTCGCCGTGGAGGAGGCCCACCATGCAGTTCAGAAGCCTAGTGTACCTGATAGTAATGATCAGTCACTGTCACCAACTGGAGAAGAAGATAACGGGTTTTCCCTTAAGTTGACCCCAACTGAGTACAAAAACGAAGCTGGTTCACACTTCTCAGATCAGAAATCGCCCGAAATCTTAACGAATATTCCTGCCCATTCCGATTTAATCAAAAACAAAGGGCTTTCTTTTGATTACACAGAATCCTCCCATCAGGTTGAAGATGCCCATAAAGATTCAGCAGCTGAAGCAAGTGCACGAGAAGATGGGCCTACAAAGATGCCGTCGGAGCACGAAAGTGCTGACTCTTGCCATGAAGATTCGATAGAATCAGAGGCATCTCCAAATGCAGAACTGGATGCCAAGAAGGAACTCTCTTGTCTGGTCGCAGCGTCAAACTTTGAACAGGAGGGAGAAGTTAAGAATGTCGAGCCCTGCACTTTTACAAACACCAATGAGGAAACTGAACCCAAGTCAGAAAAAAATGaggaaagaaaacaagaaaaggaCTTGTGTGCCTTAGAAACAGGGTATATGGAGAGCACAGATGAAGCCCTTATTGCTGCCGTCAAAGCAGCTCAAAAAACAGACAGTGAAGCAAAATCTGATCTAAGTTTAGATGCATCTGTTGAAGAGAAAAGCATAGAGGCTTTAGAACAGGGTGAAAATAAGGAATCCCATCTAATAACGGTAGCTAAAGAGTGCTTAGATCAACATGCAGGAGAAGATATCCAAAAAGACGCATCCGCATCACCCAAGGCTAATACCAAATTTCAGAAAATACAGAAGAGAGAGGCTTCTCCAGCAAGAAAAACAGGCGTTCCAGTCTTACAGAGAAAAG CTAGTGCTAAGGTGGAAGCTGACAAAGAACAAGCCGTGGCTGCTGATAAAAAGGGAAAG acgCCCACACCATCTTCTGCTAAAGCTAGAGCCACCTTCACCCCAAAACGACCCTCCTCAGTCACAACAACCCCTTTGAAAAAAACCTCCAGCCCGGCTTTGTCCACACCTGCTTCCTCCTCAGTCACTGCCAAAGCCACCAGTGCAGGATCCAAAGAGGTGAAGGTAAGG GGAGCGGAGGCGAGGAGCGGTCTGAAGAGCCCAGCCTCCAGGCCACCAGGTGGTGCTAGAGCGCCGGCAAGTGGAAGCAGAATCCCTGCCAAAACACCCACTGCTGTAGCTCCAAGAGGACCCTCTGCTGCTTCTCCTG ATTCCCCAAGGACGCCCGAGCGCAGTGGCTACAGCAGCCCAAGCATGCCCAAGTCTCCTTCCAGCCGCTCCCACCTGCCACCAGGAGGGGCCACCAAAGAGGTGAAGAAGGTAGCCGTGGTGCGCACGCCGCCTAAATCCCCGGCCTCCATCAAAAACAGGACCCCCGTGCCCTTGGCCCCGATGCCGGATCTGAAAAACGTGAAATCCAAAATCGGATCAATTGATAACATTAAACACCAGCCGGGAGGTGGGAAG gttcaaATAGTCCACAAAAAGGTTGATGTGTCTAATGTGTCGTCCAAATGTGGCTCCAAGGACAACATCCGTCACAAACCAG GGGGTGGCAATGTGGAGATCAAAAAAGAGAAGCTGGATTTCAAGGTCCAATCAAAGATCGGATCTCTCGATAACATCGGGCATGTTCCGGGAGGAGGACAGAAAAGG ATTGAAACTCACAAGCTGTCCTTCCGCGAAACAGCCAAAGCCCGCACTGACCACGGAGCTGAGATCGTCTACAAATCCCCCACTGCCTCTCCAGACGGCTCCTCTCGTCGCCTTAGCAACGTTTCCTCCACTGGCAGCATCAACATGATAGATTCTCCGCAGCTCGCCACGCTTGCTGACGAGGTCTCAGCATCCCTGGCTAAGCAGGGTTTGTGA
- the maptb gene encoding microtubule-associated protein 2 isoform X6 encodes MAQQHQDFTMNAAAPESQSLQFNSGEPMAAAPAETVPEEVPGQVGYALLQNAVPPRVEVKENGVPVATHLGSGEGQMKVESQEPGAEEGSEESGPEVCEAKSAPFSEGSFQDATTPLMEEGVTVEENPAESPEGATVVPEAGMAAPKATPVADQEELPAGTQSLTESETIKGQDYVEDEIGIQSANQAVPEQFVKTEALVSSFGNEVQLLMGSAAVGHEKFETELKETLKSVKRDQLPADVNLAVEEAHHAVQKPSVPDSNDQSLSPTGEEDNGFSLKLTPTEYKNEAGSHFSDQKSPEILTNIPAHSDLIKNKGLSFDYTESSHQVEDAHKDSAAEASAREDGPTKMPSEHESADSCHEDSIESEASPNAELDAKKELSCLVAASNFEQEGEVKNVEPCTFTNTNEETEPKSEKNEERKQEKDLCALETGYMESTDEALIAAVKAAQKTDSEAKSDLSLDASVEEKSIEALEQGENKESHLITVAKECLDQHAGEDIQKDASASPKANTKFQKIQKREASPARKTGVPVLQRKASAKVEADKEQAVAADKKGKTPTPSSAKARATFTPKRPSSVTTTPLKKTSSPALSTPASSSVTAKATSAGSKEVKVRGAEARSGLKSPASRPPGGARAPASGSRIPAKTPTAVAPRGPSAASPASKVDDRKPGTGKPDRDSPRTPERSGYSSPSMPKSPSSRSHLPPGGATKEVKKVAVVRTPPKSPASIKNRTPVPLAPMPDLKNVKSKIGSIDNIKHQPGGGKVQIVHKKVDVSNVSSKCGSKDNIRHKPGGGNVEIKKEKLDFKVQSKIGSLDNIGHVPGGGQKRIETHKLSFRETAKARTDHGAEIVYKSPTASPDGSSRRLSNVSSTGSINMIDSPQLATLADEVSASLAKQGL; translated from the exons TTGAGTCCCAGGAGCCAGGCGCTGAGGAAGGATCTGAAGAGTCAGGGCCTGAGGTCTGCGAAGCTAAGAGCGCCCCCTTTAGTGAGGGAAGCTTCCAGG ATGCTACGACTCCATTAATGGAGGAAGGTGTAACTGTGGAAGAGAATCCTGCAGAGTCGCCAGAAGGAGCTACAG TAGTTCCTGAAGCAGGGATGGCGGCTCCTAAGGCAACCCCCGTGGCAGATCAAG AGGAACTTCCAGCAGGAACCCAAAGTCTAACGGAGAGCGAGACGATTAAAGGTCAGGATTATGTTGAGGACGAGATTGGGATTCAGTCTGCTAACCAAGCTGTTCCGGAGCAGTTCGTAAAGACTGAGGCTCTAGTATCTTCATTTGGGAACGAGGTGCAGTTGCTGATGGGTTCTGCAGCTGTAGGCCATGAAAAGTTTGAGACCGAGTTGAAAGAAACTCTGAAATCTGTGAAACGTGATCAGTTACCAGCGGATGTCAACCTCGCCGTGGAGGAGGCCCACCATGCAGTTCAGAAGCCTAGTGTACCTGATAGTAATGATCAGTCACTGTCACCAACTGGAGAAGAAGATAACGGGTTTTCCCTTAAGTTGACCCCAACTGAGTACAAAAACGAAGCTGGTTCACACTTCTCAGATCAGAAATCGCCCGAAATCTTAACGAATATTCCTGCCCATTCCGATTTAATCAAAAACAAAGGGCTTTCTTTTGATTACACAGAATCCTCCCATCAGGTTGAAGATGCCCATAAAGATTCAGCAGCTGAAGCAAGTGCACGAGAAGATGGGCCTACAAAGATGCCGTCGGAGCACGAAAGTGCTGACTCTTGCCATGAAGATTCGATAGAATCAGAGGCATCTCCAAATGCAGAACTGGATGCCAAGAAGGAACTCTCTTGTCTGGTCGCAGCGTCAAACTTTGAACAGGAGGGAGAAGTTAAGAATGTCGAGCCCTGCACTTTTACAAACACCAATGAGGAAACTGAACCCAAGTCAGAAAAAAATGaggaaagaaaacaagaaaaggaCTTGTGTGCCTTAGAAACAGGGTATATGGAGAGCACAGATGAAGCCCTTATTGCTGCCGTCAAAGCAGCTCAAAAAACAGACAGTGAAGCAAAATCTGATCTAAGTTTAGATGCATCTGTTGAAGAGAAAAGCATAGAGGCTTTAGAACAGGGTGAAAATAAGGAATCCCATCTAATAACGGTAGCTAAAGAGTGCTTAGATCAACATGCAGGAGAAGATATCCAAAAAGACGCATCCGCATCACCCAAGGCTAATACCAAATTTCAGAAAATACAGAAGAGAGAGGCTTCTCCAGCAAGAAAAACAGGCGTTCCAGTCTTACAGAGAAAAG CTAGTGCTAAGGTGGAAGCTGACAAAGAACAAGCCGTGGCTGCTGATAAAAAGGGAAAG acgCCCACACCATCTTCTGCTAAAGCTAGAGCCACCTTCACCCCAAAACGACCCTCCTCAGTCACAACAACCCCTTTGAAAAAAACCTCCAGCCCGGCTTTGTCCACACCTGCTTCCTCCTCAGTCACTGCCAAAGCCACCAGTGCAGGATCCAAAGAGGTGAAGGTAAGG GGAGCGGAGGCGAGGAGCGGTCTGAAGAGCCCAGCCTCCAGGCCACCAGGTGGTGCTAGAGCGCCGGCAAGTGGAAGCAGAATCCCTGCCAAAACACCCACTGCTGTAGCTCCAAGAGGACCCTCTGCTGCTTCTCCTG CTTCTAAGGTAGATGACAGAAAACCGGGGACTGGAAAACCTGATAGAG ATTCCCCAAGGACGCCCGAGCGCAGTGGCTACAGCAGCCCAAGCATGCCCAAGTCTCCTTCCAGCCGCTCCCACCTGCCACCAGGAGGGGCCACCAAAGAGGTGAAGAAGGTAGCCGTGGTGCGCACGCCGCCTAAATCCCCGGCCTCCATCAAAAACAGGACCCCCGTGCCCTTGGCCCCGATGCCGGATCTGAAAAACGTGAAATCCAAAATCGGATCAATTGATAACATTAAACACCAGCCGGGAGGTGGGAAG gttcaaATAGTCCACAAAAAGGTTGATGTGTCTAATGTGTCGTCCAAATGTGGCTCCAAGGACAACATCCGTCACAAACCAG GGGGTGGCAATGTGGAGATCAAAAAAGAGAAGCTGGATTTCAAGGTCCAATCAAAGATCGGATCTCTCGATAACATCGGGCATGTTCCGGGAGGAGGACAGAAAAGG ATTGAAACTCACAAGCTGTCCTTCCGCGAAACAGCCAAAGCCCGCACTGACCACGGAGCTGAGATCGTCTACAAATCCCCCACTGCCTCTCCAGACGGCTCCTCTCGTCGCCTTAGCAACGTTTCCTCCACTGGCAGCATCAACATGATAGATTCTCCGCAGCTCGCCACGCTTGCTGACGAGGTCTCAGCATCCCTGGCTAAGCAGGGTTTGTGA
- the maptb gene encoding microtubule-associated protein tau isoform X8 translates to MAQQHQDFTMNAAAPESQSLQFNSGEPMAAAPAETVPEEVPGQVGYALLQNAVPPRVEVKENGVPVATHLGSGEGQMKDATTPLMEEGVTVEENPAESPEGATVPEAGMAAPKATPVADQEELPAGTQSLTESETIKGQDYVEDEIGIQSANQAVPEQFVKTEALVSSFGNEVQLLMGSAAVGHEKFETELKETLKSVKRDQLPADVNLAVEEAHHAVQKPSVPDSNDQSLSPTGEEDNGFSLKLTPTEYKNEAGSHFSDQKSPEILTNIPAHSDLIKNKGLSFDYTESSHQVEDAHKDSAAEASAREDGPTKMPSEHESADSCHEDSIESEASPNAELDAKKELSCLVAASNFEQEGEVKNVEPCTFTNTNEETEPKSEKNEERKQEKDLCALETGYMESTDEALIAAVKAAQKTDSEAKSDLSLDASVEEKSIEALEQGENKESHLITVAKECLDQHAGEDIQKDASASPKANTKFQKIQKREASPARKTGVPVLQRKASAKVEADKEQAVAADKKGKTPTPSSAKARATFTPKRPSSVTTTPLKKTSSPALSTPASSSVTAKATSAGSKEVKVRGAEARSGLKSPASRPPGGARAPASGSRIPAKTPTAVAPRGPSAASPASKVDDRKPGTGKPDRDSPRTPERSGYSSPSMPKSPSSRSHLPPGGATKEVKKVAVVRTPPKSPASIKNRTPVPLAPMPDLKNVKSKIGSIDNIKHQPGGGKVQILNKKMDLSNVQSKCGSKDNIKHLPAGGNVQIVHKKVDVSNVSSKCGSKDNIRHKPGGGNVEIKKEKLDFKVQSKIGSLDNIGHVPGGGQKRIETHKLSFRETAKARTDHGAEIVYKSPTASPDGSSRRLSNVSSTGSINMIDSPQLATLADEVSASLAKQGL, encoded by the exons ATGCTACGACTCCATTAATGGAGGAAGGTGTAACTGTGGAAGAGAATCCTGCAGAGTCGCCAGAAGGAGCTACAG TTCCTGAAGCAGGGATGGCGGCTCCTAAGGCAACCCCCGTGGCAGATCAAG AGGAACTTCCAGCAGGAACCCAAAGTCTAACGGAGAGCGAGACGATTAAAGGTCAGGATTATGTTGAGGACGAGATTGGGATTCAGTCTGCTAACCAAGCTGTTCCGGAGCAGTTCGTAAAGACTGAGGCTCTAGTATCTTCATTTGGGAACGAGGTGCAGTTGCTGATGGGTTCTGCAGCTGTAGGCCATGAAAAGTTTGAGACCGAGTTGAAAGAAACTCTGAAATCTGTGAAACGTGATCAGTTACCAGCGGATGTCAACCTCGCCGTGGAGGAGGCCCACCATGCAGTTCAGAAGCCTAGTGTACCTGATAGTAATGATCAGTCACTGTCACCAACTGGAGAAGAAGATAACGGGTTTTCCCTTAAGTTGACCCCAACTGAGTACAAAAACGAAGCTGGTTCACACTTCTCAGATCAGAAATCGCCCGAAATCTTAACGAATATTCCTGCCCATTCCGATTTAATCAAAAACAAAGGGCTTTCTTTTGATTACACAGAATCCTCCCATCAGGTTGAAGATGCCCATAAAGATTCAGCAGCTGAAGCAAGTGCACGAGAAGATGGGCCTACAAAGATGCCGTCGGAGCACGAAAGTGCTGACTCTTGCCATGAAGATTCGATAGAATCAGAGGCATCTCCAAATGCAGAACTGGATGCCAAGAAGGAACTCTCTTGTCTGGTCGCAGCGTCAAACTTTGAACAGGAGGGAGAAGTTAAGAATGTCGAGCCCTGCACTTTTACAAACACCAATGAGGAAACTGAACCCAAGTCAGAAAAAAATGaggaaagaaaacaagaaaaggaCTTGTGTGCCTTAGAAACAGGGTATATGGAGAGCACAGATGAAGCCCTTATTGCTGCCGTCAAAGCAGCTCAAAAAACAGACAGTGAAGCAAAATCTGATCTAAGTTTAGATGCATCTGTTGAAGAGAAAAGCATAGAGGCTTTAGAACAGGGTGAAAATAAGGAATCCCATCTAATAACGGTAGCTAAAGAGTGCTTAGATCAACATGCAGGAGAAGATATCCAAAAAGACGCATCCGCATCACCCAAGGCTAATACCAAATTTCAGAAAATACAGAAGAGAGAGGCTTCTCCAGCAAGAAAAACAGGCGTTCCAGTCTTACAGAGAAAAG CTAGTGCTAAGGTGGAAGCTGACAAAGAACAAGCCGTGGCTGCTGATAAAAAGGGAAAG acgCCCACACCATCTTCTGCTAAAGCTAGAGCCACCTTCACCCCAAAACGACCCTCCTCAGTCACAACAACCCCTTTGAAAAAAACCTCCAGCCCGGCTTTGTCCACACCTGCTTCCTCCTCAGTCACTGCCAAAGCCACCAGTGCAGGATCCAAAGAGGTGAAGGTAAGG GGAGCGGAGGCGAGGAGCGGTCTGAAGAGCCCAGCCTCCAGGCCACCAGGTGGTGCTAGAGCGCCGGCAAGTGGAAGCAGAATCCCTGCCAAAACACCCACTGCTGTAGCTCCAAGAGGACCCTCTGCTGCTTCTCCTG CTTCTAAGGTAGATGACAGAAAACCGGGGACTGGAAAACCTGATAGAG ATTCCCCAAGGACGCCCGAGCGCAGTGGCTACAGCAGCCCAAGCATGCCCAAGTCTCCTTCCAGCCGCTCCCACCTGCCACCAGGAGGGGCCACCAAAGAGGTGAAGAAGGTAGCCGTGGTGCGCACGCCGCCTAAATCCCCGGCCTCCATCAAAAACAGGACCCCCGTGCCCTTGGCCCCGATGCCGGATCTGAAAAACGTGAAATCCAAAATCGGATCAATTGATAACATTAAACACCAGCCGGGAGGTGGGAAG GTGCAAATATTAAATAAGAAGATGGACTTAAGTAATGTTCAGTCTAAGTGTGGCTCCAAAGACAATATCAAGCATCTTCCTGCAGGTGGCAAT gttcaaATAGTCCACAAAAAGGTTGATGTGTCTAATGTGTCGTCCAAATGTGGCTCCAAGGACAACATCCGTCACAAACCAG GGGGTGGCAATGTGGAGATCAAAAAAGAGAAGCTGGATTTCAAGGTCCAATCAAAGATCGGATCTCTCGATAACATCGGGCATGTTCCGGGAGGAGGACAGAAAAGG ATTGAAACTCACAAGCTGTCCTTCCGCGAAACAGCCAAAGCCCGCACTGACCACGGAGCTGAGATCGTCTACAAATCCCCCACTGCCTCTCCAGACGGCTCCTCTCGTCGCCTTAGCAACGTTTCCTCCACTGGCAGCATCAACATGATAGATTCTCCGCAGCTCGCCACGCTTGCTGACGAGGTCTCAGCATCCCTGGCTAAGCAGGGTTTGTGA